In the Quercus lobata isolate SW786 chromosome 5, ValleyOak3.0 Primary Assembly, whole genome shotgun sequence genome, one interval contains:
- the LOC115992850 gene encoding F-box protein At4g22280-like isoform X2 → MDVSFPLDSGKNRKFRKKQNAKQRRKQIDDLRDLIIQHILSYLSTEEAVRTSILSKRWKYLWTSIPKLDFNEGALDRRIMFMKFVERVLALHDPSDIKKFSVSCNVQYDTSHINAWICSVVMHKVQVLKLYLRNFQELLALLPCLFTCESLEVLTLHMFHSLKLPSSISFSSLKFLALEKVIFSDDHSTQQLFTGCPILEDLSIIDCIWKNVKAVCISSPMLQRFFITDKYLLDDENDDKDDLNAEADDQNDFNGCQVVIFGTSLKSFSFDGQLINDYCFYNPSSIVDASIQFFERDAEYDFLDAHRVFKLLSGLGNVEKLTLDVDALKVLSYAKELFAHLPVFYELTSLSFESVFPIEFDLEALLTIIRNSPSLNFLSFGTVCYCGNHDLIMNPVPSCFVTNLETIEIFGFCGDEKEMHAVKILLGSASVLKRIVIICDEFYFESHGDLKKKQKEIFEQILLFPRGSRSCTVHFLLGICKAPRYSG, encoded by the exons ATGGATGTAAGCTTTCCATTAGACAGTGGCAAGAACCGAAAGTTCAGAAAGAAACAGAATGCTAAGCAGAGAAGAAAGCAAATTGACGATTTACGTGACCTAATTATTCAGCACATTTTGTCATACCTTTCAACCGAAGAAGCTGTTAGAACAAGCATATTATCAAAAAGATGGAAATACCTATGGACATCCATCCCCAAACTTGATTTTAATGAAGGGGCACTGGATAGGAGGATAATGTTCATGAAATTTGTGGAAAGAGTGCTTGCGCTTCATGATCCTTcagatataaaaaaattctctgTGTCATGTAATGTGCAATATGATACATCTCACATTAACGCGTGGATTTGTTCTGTCGTGATGCATAaggttcaagtgttaaagctgTATCTTAGAAACTTTCAGGAATTGTTAGCATTGCTGCCATGCTTATTTACTTGTGAATCATTAGAAGTATTGACACTTCACATGTTCCACTCTCTCAAGCTCCCTTCAAGCATTAGTTTTTCTAGTCTCAAGTTTTTGGCTCTTGAGAAAGTTATATTTTCCGATGATCATTCAACACAACAGCTCTTTACGGGTTGCCCAATCCTGGAGGACTTATCTATAATTGACTGCATTTGGAAAAATGTCAAAGCTGTTTGTATCTCTTCTCCTATGCTTCAAAGGTTTTTCATAACTGATAAATACCTATTAGATGATGAAAATGATGATAAAGATGACCTGAATGCTGAGGCAGATGATCAGAATGATTTTAATGGTTGTCAAGTTGTGATTTTTGGAACTAGTTTgaaatccttttcttttgatgGTCAACTCATAAATGATTATTGCTTCTACAACCCATCCTCAATAGTAGATGCGTCTATTCAATTCTTCGAAAGAGACGCAGAATATGATTTCCTAGATGCTCATCGTGTATTTAAGCTTCTTAGCGGGCTTGGTAATGTGGAAAAGCTGACACTAGATGTTGATGCTCTTAAG GTTCTCAGTTATGCAAAAGAGTTATTTGCCCATCTGCCTGTATTTTATGAATTGACCAGTCTCAGTTTCGAAAGTGTGTTTCCAATAGAATTTGATCTTGAGGCACTGCTGACCATAATCCGGAACTCTCCTTCTCTTAACTTTCTTAGTTTTGGGACG GTCTGCTATTGTGGAAATCATGATTTGATAATGAACCCAGTGCCTTCATGTTTCGTGACAAACCTCGAGACTATCGAAATTTTTGGCTTTTGTGGAGATGAAAAAGAGATGCATGCAGTAAAGATTTTGCTTGGAAGTGCGTCAGTTTTGAAGAGGATTGTCATTATCTGTGATGAATTTTATTTCGAATCCCATGGGGACttaaagaagaagcaaaaggaAATTTTTGAACAGATACTGTTGTTCCCCAGAGGGTCAAGGAGCTGTACAGTACATTTCCTTCTGGGTATTTGTAAGGCTCCACGTTATAGTGGCTAA
- the LOC115992850 gene encoding F-box protein At4g22280-like isoform X1, protein MDVSFPLDSGKNRKFRKKQNAKQRRKQIDDLRDLIIQHILSYLSTEEAVRTSILSKRWKYLWTSIPKLDFNEGALDRRIMFMKFVERVLALHDPSDIKKFSVSCNVQYDTSHINAWICSVVMHKVQVLKLYLRNFQELLALLPCLFTCESLEVLTLHMFHSLKLPSSISFSSLKFLALEKVIFSDDHSTQQLFTGCPILEDLSIIDCIWKNVKAVCISSPMLQRFFITDKYLLDDENDDKDDLNAEADDQNDFNGCQVVIFGTSLKSFSFDGQLINDYCFYNPSSIVDASIQFFERDAEYDFLDAHRVFKLLSGLGNVEKLTLDVDALKVLSYAKELFAHLPVFYELTSLSFESVFPIEFDLEALLTIIRNSPSLNFLSFGTQVCYCGNHDLIMNPVPSCFVTNLETIEIFGFCGDEKEMHAVKILLGSASVLKRIVIICDEFYFESHGDLKKKQKEIFEQILLFPRGSRSCTVHFLLGICKAPRYSG, encoded by the exons ATGGATGTAAGCTTTCCATTAGACAGTGGCAAGAACCGAAAGTTCAGAAAGAAACAGAATGCTAAGCAGAGAAGAAAGCAAATTGACGATTTACGTGACCTAATTATTCAGCACATTTTGTCATACCTTTCAACCGAAGAAGCTGTTAGAACAAGCATATTATCAAAAAGATGGAAATACCTATGGACATCCATCCCCAAACTTGATTTTAATGAAGGGGCACTGGATAGGAGGATAATGTTCATGAAATTTGTGGAAAGAGTGCTTGCGCTTCATGATCCTTcagatataaaaaaattctctgTGTCATGTAATGTGCAATATGATACATCTCACATTAACGCGTGGATTTGTTCTGTCGTGATGCATAaggttcaagtgttaaagctgTATCTTAGAAACTTTCAGGAATTGTTAGCATTGCTGCCATGCTTATTTACTTGTGAATCATTAGAAGTATTGACACTTCACATGTTCCACTCTCTCAAGCTCCCTTCAAGCATTAGTTTTTCTAGTCTCAAGTTTTTGGCTCTTGAGAAAGTTATATTTTCCGATGATCATTCAACACAACAGCTCTTTACGGGTTGCCCAATCCTGGAGGACTTATCTATAATTGACTGCATTTGGAAAAATGTCAAAGCTGTTTGTATCTCTTCTCCTATGCTTCAAAGGTTTTTCATAACTGATAAATACCTATTAGATGATGAAAATGATGATAAAGATGACCTGAATGCTGAGGCAGATGATCAGAATGATTTTAATGGTTGTCAAGTTGTGATTTTTGGAACTAGTTTgaaatccttttcttttgatgGTCAACTCATAAATGATTATTGCTTCTACAACCCATCCTCAATAGTAGATGCGTCTATTCAATTCTTCGAAAGAGACGCAGAATATGATTTCCTAGATGCTCATCGTGTATTTAAGCTTCTTAGCGGGCTTGGTAATGTGGAAAAGCTGACACTAGATGTTGATGCTCTTAAG GTTCTCAGTTATGCAAAAGAGTTATTTGCCCATCTGCCTGTATTTTATGAATTGACCAGTCTCAGTTTCGAAAGTGTGTTTCCAATAGAATTTGATCTTGAGGCACTGCTGACCATAATCCGGAACTCTCCTTCTCTTAACTTTCTTAGTTTTGGGACG CAGGTCTGCTATTGTGGAAATCATGATTTGATAATGAACCCAGTGCCTTCATGTTTCGTGACAAACCTCGAGACTATCGAAATTTTTGGCTTTTGTGGAGATGAAAAAGAGATGCATGCAGTAAAGATTTTGCTTGGAAGTGCGTCAGTTTTGAAGAGGATTGTCATTATCTGTGATGAATTTTATTTCGAATCCCATGGGGACttaaagaagaagcaaaaggaAATTTTTGAACAGATACTGTTGTTCCCCAGAGGGTCAAGGAGCTGTACAGTACATTTCCTTCTGGGTATTTGTAAGGCTCCACGTTATAGTGGCTAA